Proteins co-encoded in one Synechococcus elongatus PCC 6301 genomic window:
- the bcp gene encoding thioredoxin-dependent thiol peroxidase → MPLQVGDRAPDFTLPDQQGNPVSLTDLRGQRVVIYFYPKDDTPGCTKEACGFRDDFSLFEQAGIVVLGVSKDPASKHQKFIAKYELPFTLLTDADAAVASAYDSYGLKKFMGREYMGMMRHTYVIDVEGKIEQIYTKVKPETHARQILTDLGVAVAE, encoded by the coding sequence ATGCCGTTACAAGTGGGCGATCGCGCGCCAGATTTTACGCTGCCAGATCAACAAGGTAATCCCGTCAGCCTGACTGACCTGCGAGGTCAGCGAGTGGTGATCTACTTCTACCCGAAGGACGACACGCCGGGCTGCACCAAGGAAGCCTGTGGCTTTCGGGACGATTTCAGCTTGTTTGAGCAAGCCGGGATTGTTGTTCTGGGGGTCAGCAAAGATCCTGCCAGCAAACACCAGAAGTTTATTGCGAAGTACGAGCTGCCTTTTACATTGCTTACTGATGCGGATGCCGCTGTCGCCAGCGCCTACGACAGCTACGGCCTCAAGAAATTCATGGGGCGGGAGTACATGGGCATGATGCGCCACACGTATGTAATCGATGTCGAGGGCAAGATCGAGCAGATTTACACCAAGGTCAAACCCGAAACCCACGCGCGGCAAATCTTGACTGATTTGGGTGTCGCCGTTGCCGAGTGA
- a CDS encoding 4'-phosphopantetheinyl transferase family protein, which yields MTWRTSPEPLFLSAQTVHLWRCSLTRSLSSAEQAIVAADCDRAQAYGSNRRHQFLCGRWWLRQLLSLYLPEEPADFRFQLSPTGKPELPQSNLCFNLSHSGSTLLIAIAWQPVGVDVEQPRSRSWLALARRYFPSAELAAMQQSTDCDRWGLASWVCKEAWIKAQGRTLANSLRHLQCAWTANGQPRLSGLGSEESQVQLLQVDPQEQLWAAIAMPAGWNYQTWTAAIIRKNH from the coding sequence GTGACTTGGCGTACGAGTCCCGAACCACTCTTTTTATCAGCACAGACGGTGCATCTCTGGCGTTGCTCCCTGACGCGATCACTCAGCTCTGCTGAACAGGCGATCGTGGCAGCCGATTGCGATCGTGCCCAAGCCTACGGCTCTAACCGTCGTCACCAGTTCCTGTGTGGACGCTGGTGGTTGCGGCAGCTTCTCAGCCTCTATCTCCCAGAAGAACCAGCAGACTTTCGTTTCCAGCTCAGTCCAACGGGCAAGCCAGAATTGCCACAATCCAATCTCTGCTTCAACCTCAGTCACAGTGGCTCAACGCTGTTGATTGCGATCGCTTGGCAACCTGTGGGCGTGGATGTGGAACAACCGCGATCGCGATCTTGGTTAGCCTTGGCGCGTCGCTACTTCCCATCTGCCGAACTGGCAGCAATGCAACAGTCGACTGACTGCGATCGCTGGGGACTGGCCAGTTGGGTCTGTAAAGAAGCCTGGATCAAAGCCCAGGGACGAACTTTGGCCAATTCTCTCCGTCATTTGCAGTGTGCCTGGACTGCCAATGGGCAACCCCGGTTGTCTGGGCTAGGGAGCGAAGAAAGTCAGGTGCAGCTGCTGCAAGTCGATCCGCAGGAACAGCTGTGGGCGGCGATCGCGATGCCTGCTGGGTGGAACTACCAAACTTGGACAGCCGCCATAATCCGGAAAAATCATTAA
- a CDS encoding Fur family transcriptional regulator: MSETAAQTPIRSLEDALNRCQDKGMRVSRQRRYILELLWDVQEHLSAREIYDRLSRAGRDIGHTSVYQNLEALAANGIVECLDRSEGRLYGNISDSHSHINCLDSNQIIDVQVQLPAELLERLEAETGVRIVDYRIDFYGYQR, translated from the coding sequence ATGTCCGAGACTGCGGCTCAAACCCCGATTCGCTCCCTTGAGGACGCTCTGAATCGTTGCCAAGACAAAGGCATGCGAGTCAGTCGTCAGCGCCGCTACATCTTGGAATTACTTTGGGACGTTCAAGAGCATTTGTCGGCACGAGAAATCTACGATCGCCTCAGTCGGGCAGGCCGTGATATTGGTCATACTTCCGTCTACCAGAATTTAGAAGCCCTTGCCGCCAACGGCATTGTTGAATGTCTCGATCGCTCTGAGGGGAGATTGTACGGCAATATCAGCGACTCGCACAGCCACATCAACTGTCTCGATTCCAACCAGATTATTGATGTTCAAGTGCAGCTCCCGGCTGAGTTGCTCGAACGCTTAGAAGCTGAAACTGGCGTTCGCATTGTGGACTATCGCATTGATTTCTACGGTTATCAGCGATAG
- a CDS encoding DUF3685 domain-containing protein, producing MALPLSVKVVGDLPLIQLGLEAGMADRPGLQLTPPDGTVAPDVVLWVAAQPLDAQTALRWRSQYPETPILAIIALPQRSQLSMLQTLGIEGAWAISSDFDDLEATVQQVAAGQARWPLPQDLRTPIAPPLGFFQWLHQSSLVQIDTQLLAIEGQLRHPHWNWLDRTFMTGRRRELKAARALMDWLWNGGQPTPLLALAQPPAPAAESLVLSPTARRIRDRQHLKVLLWDQLTERLQQPLSNLTGRPLELDILRSDRQRELLAIILRRLNDLIADLQFSQLSTEQIVEKLPQLRQDLWQQSLSDFYGRYRDLQLDSATIELSSRLSDEWTRLAPSLVARLHGDRQVLLTLVHGLPVMIDGTAYALEAPEAQARLQLLLENLLLRLANAIVQPLLNCFAEVTAIKQEFYDAQHLSNRELTRFRNQLNWADRWEQLLENPRSIYESQWPLLHFVADGIDRCQVYAPRDQELQQLSGVQQTITLVMEARDAIAPQVSGLIRWLGSGVVFVLTQLLGRGIGLVGRGVLQGIGNAWQPDRRLKSDR from the coding sequence ATGGCCTTGCCGTTATCAGTCAAAGTTGTTGGCGATTTGCCATTAATCCAGCTAGGTCTGGAAGCGGGTATGGCCGATCGCCCAGGTCTACAACTGACTCCGCCAGATGGCACAGTTGCTCCTGACGTAGTTTTGTGGGTTGCTGCCCAGCCCCTCGATGCGCAAACTGCATTGCGCTGGCGATCGCAGTATCCCGAGACGCCGATTCTGGCGATCATTGCCCTGCCGCAGCGATCGCAGCTTTCCATGCTGCAAACCCTAGGGATTGAGGGTGCTTGGGCGATCAGCAGCGATTTTGATGATCTGGAGGCGACCGTTCAGCAGGTTGCGGCAGGCCAAGCCCGTTGGCCGTTGCCCCAGGATCTGCGCACCCCGATCGCGCCGCCCTTAGGCTTTTTTCAATGGCTGCATCAATCCAGCTTGGTGCAAATTGACACACAGCTATTGGCGATCGAAGGACAACTGCGCCATCCCCACTGGAACTGGCTCGATCGCACTTTTATGACGGGTCGTCGTCGTGAGCTGAAAGCGGCCCGCGCCCTGATGGATTGGCTCTGGAATGGCGGTCAGCCGACTCCCCTATTGGCTTTGGCTCAGCCCCCTGCTCCTGCTGCTGAATCGCTGGTTCTATCGCCGACCGCGCGTCGCATTCGTGATCGTCAACATCTCAAGGTTCTGCTTTGGGATCAGCTGACAGAACGCCTGCAACAACCCCTCAGCAACCTAACAGGTCGCCCCCTAGAGCTAGATATTTTGCGCAGCGATCGTCAGCGCGAACTCTTGGCGATCATTCTGCGACGCCTCAATGATCTGATTGCCGATCTGCAGTTTTCACAACTGTCGACGGAGCAAATCGTCGAGAAGCTGCCGCAATTGCGCCAAGACCTCTGGCAGCAGAGCCTCAGTGATTTTTATGGCCGCTACCGCGATCTCCAGCTTGATAGCGCCACCATTGAATTGTCTAGCCGTCTCAGCGATGAGTGGACGCGCTTAGCACCGAGTTTAGTTGCCCGCCTGCACGGCGATCGCCAAGTGCTGTTGACTTTGGTGCATGGATTACCGGTGATGATTGACGGTACAGCCTATGCCCTCGAAGCCCCAGAAGCCCAAGCTCGCCTACAGTTGCTGTTAGAGAACCTGTTGCTGCGGCTGGCCAACGCGATCGTGCAGCCGCTCCTCAATTGCTTCGCGGAAGTGACAGCCATCAAGCAGGAATTCTACGACGCTCAGCATTTATCGAATCGTGAGCTAACTCGCTTTCGTAACCAACTCAACTGGGCTGATCGCTGGGAGCAGCTATTAGAAAATCCGCGCTCAATCTATGAAAGTCAGTGGCCTTTGCTGCACTTTGTTGCTGATGGTATCGATCGCTGCCAGGTTTATGCTCCGCGCGATCAAGAGCTTCAGCAGCTCTCCGGCGTCCAGCAGACAATCACCCTGGTCATGGAGGCGCGGGATGCGATTGCTCCCCAAGTCAGCGGTCTTATTCGGTGGTTGGGCAGCGGTGTGGTGTTTGTTCTGACCCAGCTCTTGGGTCGTGGCATTGGTCTTGTGGGGCGGGGAGTGCTGCAAGGGATTGGCAATGCTTGGCAACCCGATCGCCGCTTGAAGAGCGATCGCTGA
- a CDS encoding alpha/beta fold hydrolase, giving the protein MATFVLIHGAGSGAWVWHKVAPRLESQGHTVISPDLPGHGRNPQPIAEVTLARYADSVCDILQAQSEPVVLVGHSLGGAVISQAAEAYPDKIQTLVYLAGYLLRNGESPLSISQTDNESLMAGTTVFSEDQLSATCRPEALQELGYADCSAEDMALVRSLITPQAVAPLTTPVQVTAERMGRVPKVYILCTQDKVIGPTTQRRMAEAGGCDRLLTLDTSHNPYLSAPQAVAACLLSVL; this is encoded by the coding sequence ATGGCTACCTTTGTTCTGATTCACGGCGCAGGTTCAGGGGCTTGGGTCTGGCATAAAGTTGCTCCTCGACTGGAGTCGCAAGGACACACCGTGATCAGCCCAGACCTACCTGGGCATGGTCGCAATCCTCAGCCCATAGCAGAGGTGACGCTTGCTCGCTATGCAGACTCCGTCTGCGACATCCTACAAGCCCAATCAGAGCCAGTGGTGTTAGTGGGGCACAGCTTGGGCGGAGCGGTGATCAGCCAAGCAGCAGAAGCTTACCCTGACAAAATTCAGACCTTGGTCTATCTGGCAGGTTATCTACTGCGAAATGGAGAGAGTCCCCTGAGCATTTCCCAGACGGACAACGAGTCACTGATGGCGGGCACGACTGTCTTTTCCGAAGATCAACTCTCGGCGACTTGCCGGCCAGAAGCCTTACAGGAGTTAGGTTATGCGGACTGTTCTGCCGAAGATATGGCCCTGGTGCGATCGTTGATTACACCCCAAGCGGTGGCGCCTCTCACCACACCAGTGCAAGTTACGGCTGAGCGAATGGGGCGAGTCCCCAAGGTCTACATCCTCTGCACTCAGGACAAAGTGATTGGTCCCACTACTCAGCGCCGCATGGCGGAAGCTGGAGGTTGCGATCGCCTTCTGACTTTGGACACCAGTCACAATCCCTACCTCTCTGCGCCCCAAGCCGTAGCTGCTTGTCTTTTGTCAGTGCTTTGA
- a CDS encoding Spy/CpxP family protein refolding chaperone, with the protein MSRLIQKLALVGLLGALAIPTIAYAQSGPAGNRPERMQRWERLNLTPEQRQQLSGIREQDKAEMKRLREQIKAAETQLRQLWASNASDAQLTQQQAQVNALKQQAQQLRFQRSLKLRAVLTPEQRQQFEQQRSERRQQWRDRNGMQAPI; encoded by the coding sequence ATGTCTCGACTGATTCAGAAGCTCGCGCTGGTAGGTCTGTTGGGGGCACTGGCCATCCCAACGATCGCTTATGCCCAATCGGGCCCGGCTGGTAATCGTCCCGAGCGCATGCAGCGCTGGGAGCGCTTGAACCTGACTCCTGAACAACGCCAACAGCTAAGCGGCATCCGCGAGCAAGACAAAGCAGAAATGAAGCGACTGCGCGAGCAGATTAAAGCGGCAGAAACCCAGCTCCGACAGCTGTGGGCGAGCAACGCTAGCGATGCTCAACTCACGCAGCAGCAAGCTCAAGTCAATGCCCTCAAGCAACAAGCTCAGCAGCTCCGCTTTCAACGCAGCCTAAAACTCCGCGCCGTCCTGACCCCTGAGCAGCGTCAGCAGTTTGAACAACAACGGTCCGAACGCCGTCAGCAATGGCGCGATCGGAACGGAATGCAGGCCCCGATCTAA
- the hypE gene encoding hydrogenase expression/formation protein HypE codes for MSWDCPLPLTGSERIQMAHGSGGRQMNQLIETVFRSVFETEQTVAADAAVLTLPSDRIAVSTDSFVIQPLFFPGGDIGSLAVHGTVNDLLMRGAIPHRLTASFILEESLAIATLNTLVQSMASAAQAAGVQICAGDTKVVERGKADGLYITTTGIGWLPPDRQIGPQQIQVGDAIVINGDLGRHGIAVMACREGLELELPFASDVASLRSPVLGLLEAGIDLHCLRDLTRGGLASALNELAAVGVGMDIEAKAIPVDPAVAGVCEILGLDPLQVANEGRFVAFLPTDQVAIALQILRQIWPEQEPRCIGIVQSATPGLVRLRQPFGSDRLLEMLSGEQLPRIC; via the coding sequence ATGAGCTGGGACTGTCCGCTACCTCTGACCGGCAGCGAACGCATTCAGATGGCCCACGGTAGCGGGGGTCGCCAAATGAATCAGCTGATTGAGACAGTTTTTCGATCAGTTTTTGAGACAGAGCAAACGGTTGCAGCGGATGCTGCTGTCCTAACTTTACCGAGCGATCGCATCGCCGTCAGCACGGATAGTTTTGTCATCCAACCACTGTTTTTCCCCGGTGGCGACATCGGCTCTCTGGCCGTGCATGGCACAGTCAATGATTTATTGATGCGGGGCGCAATTCCTCACCGGTTGACCGCCAGCTTCATCCTCGAAGAAAGCTTGGCGATCGCAACGCTCAACACACTGGTGCAGTCGATGGCTAGCGCAGCCCAAGCCGCTGGGGTTCAGATTTGCGCCGGCGATACCAAAGTGGTTGAGCGCGGGAAGGCTGATGGCCTTTACATCACGACAACGGGCATTGGCTGGTTGCCGCCCGATCGCCAGATTGGTCCGCAACAAATCCAGGTAGGCGACGCGATCGTGATCAATGGCGATCTTGGGCGACATGGCATTGCCGTCATGGCCTGCCGCGAAGGGCTGGAGTTAGAGCTGCCCTTCGCTAGTGATGTCGCAAGTTTGCGATCGCCCGTCTTGGGTTTGCTGGAAGCAGGCATCGATCTTCATTGTCTACGGGACCTGACGCGAGGCGGCTTAGCCAGTGCCCTCAATGAATTAGCAGCCGTCGGGGTTGGGATGGATATCGAGGCTAAGGCGATTCCAGTCGATCCAGCAGTTGCAGGTGTCTGTGAAATCCTCGGTTTAGACCCACTACAGGTTGCCAATGAAGGCCGATTTGTGGCGTTTCTACCCACCGATCAAGTGGCGATCGCGCTACAAATCTTGCGCCAAATTTGGCCAGAACAGGAACCTCGTTGCATTGGCATCGTCCAATCAGCTACGCCAGGTCTCGTGCGGTTGCGTCAGCCCTTTGGCAGCGATCGCCTGTTGGAAATGCTCAGTGGCGAACAGCTACCCCGCATTTGCTAG
- a CDS encoding tyrosine-type recombinase/integrase: MTALDRAEDWFRQLLAAERNHRNNAMLRLIYYAGLRPEELTMIRWQDVRAIGGNQGLLTLPSGGELLLPSHCWSHLLYLRSPDTQARSLIFLSRHGAALSPARVSGIVRNAARRVGLTFPCTAQQLWDCHAQSAVERGAPIALIAPPYARVKIWGVTRAKHLRLIWAERVNGLFLGG, translated from the coding sequence ATGACAGCCCTTGACCGTGCCGAAGATTGGTTCCGCCAGTTGCTAGCAGCGGAGCGAAATCACCGCAATAACGCAATGCTTCGCCTGATTTATTACGCTGGCCTGCGTCCCGAAGAGCTGACGATGATCCGCTGGCAGGATGTCCGTGCGATCGGCGGCAATCAAGGGCTGCTGACCCTGCCTAGCGGCGGTGAACTGCTCCTGCCTAGTCATTGCTGGAGCCATCTCCTCTACCTACGATCGCCCGACACCCAAGCGCGATCGCTGATTTTTCTGAGTCGCCATGGCGCTGCTCTCAGCCCAGCTCGGGTCAGTGGCATTGTGCGTAATGCCGCGCGCCGCGTTGGTTTGACATTTCCTTGCACTGCACAACAGCTCTGGGATTGCCATGCCCAAAGTGCTGTTGAACGGGGAGCACCGATTGCCTTGATTGCCCCACCCTACGCACGGGTCAAAATCTGGGGCGTTACGCGGGCCAAACATCTGCGGCTTATCTGGGCTGAGCGAGTCAACGGTCTGTTTCTGGGGGGATGA
- a CDS encoding YciI family protein — protein MPWFVKIERGLVEKAVFDRYVPAHLDYVRQLIAAGHQASSGYWGERGGGMLLFRAESRRQAEQIVAADPLVQAGCVTYELHEWCVVCSATAQNGSLV, from the coding sequence ATGCCTTGGTTTGTCAAAATCGAGCGAGGGCTGGTGGAAAAAGCAGTTTTTGACCGCTATGTCCCCGCTCATTTGGACTATGTCCGTCAGCTCATTGCCGCTGGACATCAGGCCAGCAGCGGTTACTGGGGCGAGCGTGGCGGTGGCATGCTGCTCTTCCGGGCCGAGTCGCGGCGGCAGGCAGAGCAAATTGTTGCGGCAGATCCGCTGGTTCAGGCTGGTTGTGTGACCTACGAACTGCACGAATGGTGTGTGGTCTGCTCTGCAACAGCGCAGAATGGATCTTTGGTGTAA
- the smpB gene encoding SsrA-binding protein SmpB yields the protein MADSGGIKVLSENRQARFQYEILETFETGIELLGTEVKSIRAGKVNLRDGFALVRNGEVWLHNIHISPHQQASAYYNHDPLRTRKLLMHREEIRKLIGKVEQKGLTLVPLKMYLKQGWVKVTLGLGRGKKLHDKRETERRRQDQRDIQRAIKRA from the coding sequence ATGGCCGATTCCGGCGGCATCAAAGTTCTGAGCGAGAATCGTCAGGCTCGTTTCCAATACGAAATTCTCGAAACCTTCGAGACCGGGATTGAACTTCTCGGCACGGAGGTCAAATCGATTCGGGCCGGAAAGGTTAACCTGCGCGATGGCTTTGCTTTGGTGCGCAACGGCGAGGTTTGGTTGCACAACATCCATATTTCGCCGCACCAGCAGGCGAGTGCCTACTACAATCACGACCCGCTGCGGACGCGCAAGCTGCTGATGCACCGTGAGGAAATTCGCAAACTGATCGGTAAGGTCGAGCAAAAGGGGCTGACCTTAGTGCCGCTGAAGATGTATCTGAAGCAGGGCTGGGTGAAAGTCACCCTCGGCTTGGGACGCGGTAAGAAACTGCACGACAAGCGTGAAACCGAGCGTCGCCGCCAAGATCAACGGGATATTCAGCGGGCAATCAAGCGCGCTTAG
- a CDS encoding LL-diaminopimelate aminotransferase — MPNFRLSQRLAPLQRNVFADMDRAKAVAIAAGREVIDLSLGSSDLPAPDHVVAVIAASLQDPSTHGYLLHQGTLPFRQVAAAWYERKFGLGVDPETEVLLLIGSQEGTAHLPLAVMEPGEIALLQDPGYPSHAGGVYLAAGEIYRLPTTADRGFLPDFSTIPTEILSRSRLLVLSYPHNPTTAIAPLAFFEEAVAFCRHHQLVLAHDFPYPDLGFDGVEVPSIFQADRQKQQAIEFFSLSKSYNMGGFRVGFAIGNAELIGALRRLKAVVDFNQYQGILAGAIAALTGPQACVEATRQRFRDRRDIFINALAATGWTIPKPVSTMYLWAPLPEPWQTRSLEFCEKLVAETGVAASPGIGFGDCGEGFVRFALVHDRDRLEEAARRITQFLAR; from the coding sequence ATGCCTAACTTTCGTTTGTCGCAGCGGCTCGCACCCTTACAACGCAATGTTTTTGCCGATATGGATCGGGCCAAAGCGGTAGCGATCGCAGCGGGTCGGGAGGTCATTGACCTCTCCCTCGGCTCCTCGGATCTGCCTGCACCAGATCATGTGGTCGCTGTGATCGCGGCTAGTCTGCAAGATCCCAGCACCCACGGCTATCTGCTGCATCAGGGCACACTCCCGTTTCGGCAGGTCGCGGCGGCTTGGTATGAACGCAAGTTCGGCCTCGGTGTTGATCCCGAAACGGAAGTCCTGCTGCTAATAGGTTCTCAAGAGGGGACGGCCCACCTACCGCTAGCGGTGATGGAGCCTGGCGAGATTGCTCTGCTCCAAGATCCGGGCTATCCCTCCCATGCAGGCGGAGTCTACCTAGCCGCTGGAGAGATCTATCGCCTCCCGACGACGGCCGATCGCGGCTTTTTGCCAGACTTCAGTACGATTCCAACTGAAATTCTGTCGCGATCGCGGCTACTCGTCCTCAGCTATCCTCACAATCCGACGACCGCGATCGCACCGCTAGCCTTTTTTGAAGAGGCTGTAGCTTTCTGCCGTCACCATCAACTGGTGCTCGCCCACGACTTCCCCTATCCCGACCTCGGTTTTGATGGGGTTGAGGTACCCTCAATTTTCCAAGCTGATCGCCAGAAACAGCAGGCGATCGAGTTCTTTTCGCTTTCCAAGTCCTACAACATGGGCGGCTTTCGGGTGGGCTTCGCGATCGGCAATGCGGAGTTGATTGGAGCCCTGCGGCGACTCAAAGCCGTGGTCGACTTCAACCAATATCAAGGCATTTTGGCCGGCGCGATTGCTGCGCTTACTGGCCCACAGGCTTGTGTCGAAGCGACCCGTCAACGCTTCCGCGATCGCCGCGATATCTTCATCAATGCACTGGCCGCTACCGGCTGGACGATTCCGAAGCCAGTGTCAACCATGTACCTCTGGGCACCGCTGCCGGAACCGTGGCAAACGCGATCGCTGGAGTTTTGCGAAAAACTTGTCGCCGAAACCGGGGTCGCCGCTTCGCCGGGCATCGGCTTTGGCGACTGCGGTGAAGGCTTTGTTCGCTTTGCCCTAGTACACGACCGCGATCGCCTCGAAGAAGCTGCCCGCAGGATCACGCAGTTCCTCGCCCGCTAA
- the trxA gene encoding thioredoxin, whose amino-acid sequence MSAATELNDQQFESAVLKAPGLVLVDFWAPWCGPCRLIAPLMDWAAQTYADQLTVYKLEVDPNPETVARYQVQGIPTLLLFQNGELVERVEGAIGRDRIQTLINAHL is encoded by the coding sequence ATGTCTGCAGCAACTGAGCTGAATGATCAGCAGTTTGAATCTGCCGTTCTGAAAGCCCCAGGATTGGTTCTCGTCGATTTTTGGGCGCCTTGGTGCGGCCCTTGTCGCCTAATTGCACCGCTGATGGACTGGGCCGCCCAGACCTATGCCGATCAACTCACGGTCTACAAGCTGGAAGTGGATCCGAATCCCGAGACGGTAGCTCGCTATCAAGTTCAGGGCATTCCGACGCTGTTGCTGTTCCAAAACGGTGAACTGGTAGAGCGCGTCGAAGGTGCCATTGGACGCGATCGCATTCAGACCCTGATCAACGCCCATCTCTAA
- the hemB gene encoding porphobilinogen synthase → MFPTHRPRRLRSSETLRRMVRETTLTSADFIYPLFAVPGEGVAKEVTSMPGVYQLSIDKIVEEAKEVYDLGIPSIILFGIPTDKDNDATGAWHDCGIVQKAATAVKEAVPELIVAADTCLCEYTPHGHCGYLEVGDLSGRVLNDPTLELLRKTAVSQAKAGADIIAPSGMMDGFVATIRDALDEAGFSDTPIMAYSAKYASAYYGPFRDAAESTPQFGDRRTYQMDPGNSREALKEVELDVAEGADIVMVKPALSYMDIICRIKETTDLPVAAYNVSGEYSMVKAAALNGWIDEERVVLETLTSFKRAGADLILTYHAKDAARWLA, encoded by the coding sequence ATGTTCCCCACGCATCGTCCCCGTCGCCTGCGATCGTCCGAAACTCTGCGCCGGATGGTGCGCGAAACGACGTTGACTTCGGCCGACTTCATCTATCCCTTGTTTGCGGTGCCCGGTGAGGGCGTCGCCAAGGAAGTAACCTCGATGCCTGGCGTCTATCAACTGTCGATCGACAAGATCGTGGAAGAGGCCAAGGAGGTCTATGACCTTGGCATTCCCTCGATCATTCTGTTTGGCATTCCCACCGACAAAGACAACGATGCAACCGGCGCTTGGCACGACTGCGGCATCGTTCAGAAGGCCGCAACCGCTGTCAAAGAAGCAGTGCCTGAGCTGATTGTTGCCGCTGACACCTGCCTGTGCGAGTACACGCCCCATGGCCACTGCGGCTATCTGGAAGTAGGTGATCTCTCCGGTCGCGTCCTCAATGATCCGACTTTGGAATTGCTGCGCAAAACAGCGGTGTCTCAGGCCAAAGCAGGAGCTGACATCATTGCCCCTTCCGGCATGATGGACGGTTTTGTCGCCACGATTCGCGATGCCTTGGATGAAGCGGGCTTTAGCGATACGCCGATCATGGCCTACTCGGCTAAGTATGCGTCGGCTTACTACGGTCCTTTCCGCGATGCGGCGGAATCAACTCCACAATTTGGCGATCGCCGCACCTATCAAATGGATCCGGGCAACAGCCGCGAAGCGCTCAAGGAAGTCGAACTTGACGTGGCCGAGGGTGCTGACATCGTCATGGTCAAACCAGCCCTCTCCTACATGGACATTATCTGCCGGATCAAAGAAACCACTGACTTGCCGGTCGCCGCTTACAACGTTTCTGGCGAGTATTCGATGGTCAAAGCGGCAGCACTCAATGGCTGGATCGATGAAGAGCGGGTTGTACTAGAAACCCTGACTAGCTTCAAGCGGGCTGGGGCTGATCTAATCCTGACCTACCACGCCAAGGATGCAGCTCGCTGGCTCGCCTAG
- a CDS encoding PQQ-dependent sugar dehydrogenase has protein sequence MTFSTAATALIGLAIATGCASCSSASLPPTASAPVKTAAKPTALLVPESVPELTTVEVTPLVEGLEHPWSLAWLPNGDLLITERPGRLRLVRQGKLEPTAIAGLPADLFAQGQGGLLDIAVDPQFEQNRWVYFSYAAGTEAVNRVQVARGKLNGLRLENVEVIFTVRPDKSSAQHFGSRLAWLPDRTLLIAIGDGGNPPVELNGRLIRHQAQMPESGLGKIHRINRDGSIPADNPFRNQPKAQASLWSLGHRNIQGLAVDPKTGTVWSTEHGSRGGDELNQIKAGENYGWPEVTFSQEYWGAEITPLRTQAGMIDPHLVWTPAIAPSGITVYRGTKVPDWQGKIFAGGLVGRDIRVIQLSPEGQATNVSRIPIGARVRDVRQGPSGDLYVLTDESSGKLIRVRSTTASTQS, from the coding sequence ATGACCTTCTCCACCGCTGCTACCGCCCTGATTGGACTGGCGATCGCGACTGGATGTGCCAGTTGCAGCTCGGCCTCCTTGCCACCAACTGCTTCAGCCCCTGTGAAGACGGCAGCGAAGCCCACGGCTTTATTGGTGCCTGAGTCGGTGCCCGAGCTGACTACGGTGGAAGTAACGCCCCTGGTCGAAGGGCTGGAACATCCCTGGAGTCTGGCTTGGCTTCCCAACGGCGATCTGTTGATTACGGAACGGCCGGGACGGCTGCGATTAGTTCGCCAAGGAAAGCTGGAACCGACTGCGATCGCGGGGTTACCCGCCGACCTGTTTGCACAAGGTCAGGGTGGCTTACTAGATATTGCTGTTGATCCTCAGTTTGAGCAAAATCGCTGGGTCTATTTCAGCTACGCTGCTGGCACCGAAGCAGTTAATCGGGTTCAAGTGGCGCGGGGTAAGCTGAATGGCCTGCGACTGGAGAATGTAGAAGTCATCTTCACCGTGCGGCCCGATAAATCCAGTGCCCAGCATTTTGGCTCGCGGCTGGCTTGGTTGCCCGATCGCACCTTATTAATTGCGATCGGCGATGGCGGTAATCCGCCCGTGGAACTCAATGGTCGTTTGATTCGCCATCAAGCCCAGATGCCCGAGAGCGGTTTGGGTAAAATTCATCGCATCAATCGGGATGGCTCTATTCCTGCTGATAATCCGTTTCGGAATCAGCCCAAGGCTCAAGCCAGCTTATGGAGCCTTGGCCATCGCAATATTCAGGGCTTAGCAGTTGATCCGAAGACTGGAACAGTGTGGTCAACCGAGCATGGATCGCGGGGTGGTGATGAGTTGAATCAAATTAAAGCAGGCGAAAATTACGGCTGGCCTGAGGTTACCTTTAGCCAAGAATATTGGGGCGCTGAAATTACTCCGCTTCGGACTCAAGCTGGCATGATTGACCCGCATTTAGTCTGGACGCCAGCGATCGCTCCTTCTGGGATAACGGTCTATCGTGGTACAAAAGTGCCTGATTGGCAGGGCAAGATTTTTGCAGGCGGTTTAGTTGGCCGAGATATTCGCGTCATCCAGCTGTCTCCCGAAGGCCAAGCAACTAATGTTTCGCGTATTCCCATCGGAGCGCGAGTTCGGGACGTTCGCCAAGGCCCCAGCGGCGATCTCTATGTATTGACCGATGAGTCTTCGGGCAAGCTCATTCGTGTGCGATCGACGACTGCTTCAACTCAAAGCTAA